From a single Nothobranchius furzeri strain GRZ-AD chromosome 9, NfurGRZ-RIMD1, whole genome shotgun sequence genomic region:
- the LOC139071822 gene encoding spectrin alpha chain, non-erythrocytic 1-like, with amino-acid sequence MSDLSAYGSSIQALKEQAQSCRDLKANESRLRDINKVASELESEGLMAEEAPMVPAQQQEHLGSAPGKDEADSNTASPWKTVRLGVQTTANFNSIKVRGSSSLPV; translated from the exons atgtctgacctgtcggcttatggcagcagcatccaggccctgaaggagcaggcccagtcctgcagg gacctgaaggccaacgagtcccgcctgagggacatcaacaaggtggcatctgaactggagtcagaaggtctgatggctgaggaggctcctatggttccggctcag caacaagaacatctgggttctgctcctggaaag gatgaagccgactctaacacggcgtcaccctggaag accgtacggttgggcgttcagacgacggctaactttaattccatcaaggtaagaggaagctcttcccttcctgtctga